Proteins from one Triticum aestivum cultivar Chinese Spring chromosome 7A, IWGSC CS RefSeq v2.1, whole genome shotgun sequence genomic window:
- the LOC123149177 gene encoding uncharacterized protein (The sequence of the model RefSeq protein was modified relative to this genomic sequence to represent the inferred CDS: added 66 bases not found in genome assembly) → MLPLPHLLLVHIFLPHPLPGPAPHLRARCVHSCMTHTAMKKRRRHGQPHHLHLLVSLLLLPLLLDCTCAALPSSPKMARIQQHLDRANKPALRTIQSMDGDTIDCVPRHKQHAMDHPLLRKHRIQSAPPRPMPASATATATFRASAAASGNATSRARAAWQTWHHAGHCPKGTVPVRRTTAEDVLRGGQSLFRFGRKRHRRDRAPRAANAPDVVTGNGHEHAIAYTAVGQQEVYGAKATINVWDPAIQEPNGFSLSQLWLLSGSFNGSDLNSIEAGWQVSPELYGDSRPRLFTYWTSDAYEATGCYNALCPGFVQTSSRVAIGAAISPVSSLAGEQYDMTLLIWKDPKLGNWWLSYGDAGASQLVGYWPAELFTHLSGHASMVEWGGEVVNTSPGGAHTATQMGSGRFAAEGFGRASYFRNLETVDAGNSLAPVSLDAVQTLAEDGGCYDIKKAYDERDGWGTHFYYGGPGHNPACP, encoded by the exons CCCCATTTACGCGCCCGGTGCGTACATTCATGCATGACGCACACGGCCATGAAGAAGAGGAGGCGGCATGGCCAGCCTCATCATCTTCACCTCcttgtctccctcctcctcctccccctcctcctcgacTGCACCTGTGCGGCTCTACCGTCGTCGCCCAAGATGGCACGGATCCAGCAGCATCTGGACCGCGCCAACAAGCCGGCACTCCGCACCATACAG AGCATGGACGGCGACACCATCGACTGCGTGCCCCGGCACAAGCAGCACGCGATGGACCACCCGCTCCTCAGGAAACACAGGATCCAGAGCGCGCCGCCGCGCCCCAtgcccgcctccgccaccgccaccgccaccttcCGTGCTAGCGCGGCGGCGTCGGGCAACGCCACCAGCAGGGCCAGGGCGGCGTGGCAGACGTGGCACCACGCGGGCCACTGCCCGAAAGGCACGGTGCCCGTGCGGCGGACCACCGCGGAGGACGTGCTGCGCGGCGGGCAGTCGCTCTTCCGCTTCGGCCGCAAGCGGCACCGCCGCGACCGCGCACCCCGCGCCGCCAACGCCCCCGACGTCGTCACCGGCAACGGCCACGAG CACGCGATCGCGTACACGGCGGTGGGGCAGCAGGAGGTCTACGGCGCCAAGGCGACCATCAACGTCTGGGATCCGGCCATCCAGGAGCCCAACGGCTTCAGCCTCTCGCAGCTCTGGCTGCTCTCCGGCTCCTTCAACGGCTCCGACCTCAACAGCATCGAGGCCGGCTGGCAG GTCAGCCCTGAGCTGTACGGTGACAGCAGGCCAAGGCTCTTCACGTACTGGACG AGCGACGCGTACGAGGCGACGGGCTGCTACAACGCGCTGTGCCCGGGCTTCGTGCAGACCAGCTCCCGCGTGGCCATCGGCGCCGCCATCTCCccggtctcctccctcgccggcgaGCAGTACGACATGACGCTCCTCATCTGGAAGGACCCCAAGCTCGGCAACTGGTGGCTCAGCTACGGCGACGCCGGCGCCTCGCAGCTCGTCGGCTACTGGCCCGCCGAGCTCTTCACGCACCTCTCCGGCCACGCCAGCATGGTcgagtggggcggcgaggtggtcAACACCAGCCCGGGGGGCGCGCACACCGCCACGCAGATGGGCTCCGGCAGGTTCGCCGCCGAGGGGTTCGGCCGCGCCAGCTACTTCCGCAACCTCGAGACGGTCGACGCCGGGAACAGCCTCGCCCCCGTGTCGCTCGACGCCGTCCAGACGCTGGCCGAGGACGGCGGCTGCTACGACATAAAAAAGGCCTACGACGAGCGCGACGGATGGGGCACGCACTTCTACTACGGTGGCCCGGGACACAACCCGGCCTGCCCCTAG